A single genomic interval of Armigeres subalbatus isolate Guangzhou_Male chromosome 1, GZ_Asu_2, whole genome shotgun sequence harbors:
- the LOC134216254 gene encoding uncharacterized protein LOC134216254, which translates to MEVKRVRITNRKQFEHLVHWMEENPKVAKGQKYCEATGINIISYEEKWSNLAVALNSRGPPTRSVKDWQRLAAMEKIGAESTLVGQGPKAESTRVKLAVTQMYREKKKCST; encoded by the exons atggaGGTAAAGCG TGTCCGAATTACGAACCGGAAGCAATTCGAGCACTTGGTGCACTGGATGGAGGAAAATCCAAAAGTGGCCAAGGGGCAAAAATACTGCGAAGCAACGGGGATTAACATCATTTCTTACGAAGAAAAATGGTCTAATCTGGCCGTTGCACTCAACAGCCGGGGACCTCCGACTAGGTCTGTGAAAGATTGGCAGAGG CTGGCTGCAATGGAGAAGATTGGTGCCGAAAGTACCCTGGTTGGCCAAGGGCCGAAAGCGGAGAGTACCCGTGTCAAACTTGCAGTCACGCAAATGTaccgagagaaaaaaaaatgttccaccTGA
- the LOC134216243 gene encoding putative nuclease HARBI1 → MSSFELWFSDDSEEDEVEDVHQVRVERRRLRDMSNPLDLPQASFINYFRVTKDLFSYLLNILEANLEATVKSSSVQPILKLSAALRFFAEGSYQKGVGNDIFAGMAQPTLSKVLSVVIGVFEAEICPTAIRFPETEAEKDEIKRAFYEKTGFPGVIGCVDGTHVRIFKPVNDVQHLYYNRKGFHSLNVMLVCDHQQIIRYVDANNPGANHDSFIWNISPLDALLNEQFLNGERNTWLLGDAGYPLRTYLITPFRNSNNAPSSSRQARFNDIHSKTRNVIERTIGVMKNVFRCILGARQLHYKPEKAAKIVNVCCALHNLRKRFNVPDDYIQWEQIDDEIDDPPNEEELEANEIRQEIMYSIT, encoded by the exons ATGAGTAGTTTTGAACTTTGGTTTAGTGATGATAGTGAGGAGGATGAAGTTGAAGATGTTCATCAAGTGCGCGTTGAGCGACGAAGATTGCGCGACATGAGCAATCCTTTAGATTTGCCTCAAGCTTC TTTCATTAATTACTTCCGGGTAACAAAAGACCTGTTCAGCTATCTGCTGAACATACTAGAAGCAAATCTAGAAGCGACCGTTAAATCCTCATCCGTACAGCCAATATTGAAGCTTTCGGCAGCATTACGATTTTTCGCTGAAGGCAGCTATCAAAAGGGTGTTGGCAACGATATATTTGCAGGAATGGCGCAGCCAACTCTATCTAAAGTGCTGTCGGTTGTGATCGGAGTATTTGAGGCAGAAATTTGCCCTACAGCCATTCGTTTTCCAGAAACAGAAGCTGAAAAGGACGAAATAAAACGCGCGTTCTATGAAAAAACTGGTTTCCCTGGGGTGATCGGATGTGTTGATGGTACGCATGTAAGGATTTTCAAGCCAGTCAACGATGTTCAACACCTATATTATAATAGGAAGGGATTCCACAGTTTGAACGTTATGCTG GTATGCGATCATCAACAGATTATTCGTTATGTGGATGCCAATAATCCAGGAGCAAATCACGATTCGTTCATTTGGAATATTAGTCCACTAGATGCGCTGCTTAACGAACAGTTCCTAAATGGGGAGAGAAATACATGGCTCTTAG GTGACGCTGGCTACCCTTTGAGAACGTATTTAATCACACCATTTCGTAACTCTAACAATGCACCAAGTTCTTCAAGGCAGGCAAGATTCAATGACATCCATTCTAAGACGAGAAATGTTATAGAAAGAACGATAGGGGTAATGAAAAATGTGTTCAGGTGCATTTTAGGAGCTCGTCAGTTGCATTACAAGCCAGAAAAAGCAGCAAAaatagtgaatgtttgttgcgCATTGCACAATTTACGAAAACGATTCAATGTACCGGATGATTATATACAGTGGGAGCAAATTGACGATGAAATTGATGATCCTCCGAATGAAGAAGAACTTGAAGCTAATGAAATCAGACAAGAAATCATGTATTCCATTACATAA